In Anaerobacillus isosaccharinicus, one genomic interval encodes:
- the cysS gene encoding cysteine--tRNA ligase, translated as MSIKVYNTLSRQKEMFKPIEEGKVKMYVCGPTVYNYIHIGNARPAIIFDMVRRYFQFRGFDVTYVSNFTDVDDKLIKAAKELGEDVPTIAERFIKAYFEDTAALGVKCADVHPRVTETMTEIIDFVEGLINKGFAYEINGDVYFSTRKFKEYGRLSQQSIDDLQSGARIEVEQQKADPLDFALWKKAKPGEISWDSPWGEGRPGWHIECSAMVKKYLGDTIDIHAGGQDLSFPHHENEIAQSEAMTGKKMANYWLHNGYINIDNEKMSKSLGNFILVHDIIKKYDPEIIRFFMLMAHYRSPINFNDELLNSAKNGLDRIKTAVLNLEYRLEETANLGGDEVEWISKIDEEKANFIREMDDDFNSANAIATLFDLAKLANVYLREDHTSKEVLEHFLSVFKELADVLGLVLSSPKELLDEDIDKLIEQRNEARKNRDFALADKIRDDLKEMNIVLEDTPQGVRWKRV; from the coding sequence ATGTCGATTAAAGTTTATAACACGTTGTCGAGGCAAAAAGAGATGTTTAAACCGATTGAAGAGGGAAAGGTAAAAATGTACGTTTGTGGCCCAACCGTTTATAACTATATTCATATTGGCAACGCAAGGCCAGCAATCATCTTTGATATGGTTCGTAGATATTTTCAGTTCCGTGGCTTTGACGTCACATATGTCTCTAACTTTACGGATGTAGACGATAAGCTGATTAAAGCGGCAAAAGAGTTAGGGGAAGATGTCCCAACAATCGCTGAACGATTTATTAAAGCTTATTTCGAGGACACAGCTGCTTTAGGCGTTAAATGTGCCGATGTTCACCCAAGAGTAACAGAAACAATGACTGAAATTATTGATTTTGTCGAAGGGCTTATTAATAAAGGTTTTGCCTATGAAATAAATGGAGATGTTTATTTCAGTACTAGAAAATTCAAAGAGTACGGAAGACTTTCACAACAATCGATTGACGATCTGCAGTCAGGGGCTAGAATTGAAGTTGAGCAACAAAAGGCAGATCCCCTTGATTTTGCCCTTTGGAAAAAAGCTAAGCCAGGAGAAATTTCATGGGATAGCCCTTGGGGTGAAGGCAGACCGGGCTGGCATATCGAGTGTTCGGCAATGGTAAAAAAGTATTTAGGAGACACGATTGATATACATGCTGGTGGGCAAGACCTATCATTCCCGCACCATGAAAATGAAATTGCCCAATCAGAAGCAATGACAGGGAAAAAGATGGCTAACTACTGGCTTCATAATGGCTATATTAATATTGATAATGAGAAAATGTCAAAGTCACTAGGAAACTTTATTTTAGTGCATGATATTATTAAAAAATATGACCCTGAAATTATTCGTTTCTTTATGTTAATGGCACATTACCGCAGCCCCATCAATTTTAATGATGAGTTGCTAAACAGTGCAAAAAATGGATTAGATCGTATAAAGACTGCTGTATTAAATCTTGAATATCGACTAGAAGAAACTGCTAACCTTGGCGGTGATGAAGTTGAGTGGATCAGTAAAATTGATGAGGAAAAAGCGAATTTTATTCGTGAAATGGATGATGACTTTAATAGTGCAAACGCCATAGCAACTCTTTTTGACTTAGCTAAACTAGCAAATGTTTATCTTCGTGAAGATCATACTTCAAAAGAAGTACTCGAGCATTTTTTATCTGTATTTAAAGAATTAGCTGATGTGCTTGGACTGGTATTATCATCACCGAAAGAGTTGCTTGATGAAGACATTGATAAGTTAATTGAACAGAGGAATGAAGCAAGAAAAAATAGAGATTTTGCTTTAGCAGATAAAATTAGAGATGATTTAAAAGAAATGAATATCGTATTGGAAGATACACCACAGGGAGTACGTTGGAAGAGGGTTTAA
- a CDS encoding Mini-ribonuclease 3, translating to MKLTEPKIDLQQLNALALAYMGDSIHDTYVRYRLIASGKVRPHQLHKKATQYVSATAQAEVLNCLLATDFLTEEEVAVVMRGRNSKPGNVRKSTDLHTYRKSTAFEALLGYLYLLNRYERLDEIIEQTFLVIEKEEGSEKNE from the coding sequence ATGAAATTGACAGAACCGAAAATAGATTTACAGCAATTAAATGCGTTGGCGCTCGCTTATATGGGTGATTCCATTCATGATACGTATGTTCGTTACCGTCTCATTGCCTCTGGAAAGGTTAGACCGCATCAACTTCATAAAAAAGCAACACAATATGTATCGGCTACGGCACAGGCAGAAGTATTAAACTGCCTGCTTGCCACCGATTTTTTAACAGAAGAAGAGGTTGCCGTTGTTATGAGAGGTAGAAATTCAAAGCCAGGAAATGTTCGGAAAAGTACAGACTTACACACCTACCGAAAAAGTACGGCCTTTGAAGCGTTGTTAGGGTACTTATATTTACTTAACAGATATGAAAGACTTGATGAGATTATTGAACAAACATTTTTAGTGATCGAAAAAGAAGAAGGGAGTGAAAAAAATGAGTAG
- the rlmB gene encoding 23S rRNA (guanosine(2251)-2'-O)-methyltransferase RlmB, protein MSSEFIVGKNPVIEALRSGHTINKIWIGEGTQKGQINQILDLAKENGIQFQFVPKQKLESLVDTKNHQGVVASIAAYEYAELEDLFEKAKEKGEEPFFLILDEIEDPHNLGSILRTADAAGAHGVIIPKRRAVGLTATVAKASTGAIEYVPVVRVTNIARTMDELKKRGLWFAGTDAKGDTDFRQASFDLPIGLVIGSEGKGMSRLIKEKCDFLLRVPMQGKVTSLNASVAASLLMYEVLRKRNPIGMK, encoded by the coding sequence ATGAGTAGTGAGTTTATTGTTGGTAAAAATCCTGTAATTGAGGCGTTACGCTCTGGCCATACCATTAATAAGATTTGGATTGGTGAAGGAACTCAAAAAGGACAAATCAATCAAATTCTTGATCTTGCTAAAGAAAATGGAATTCAATTTCAATTTGTACCGAAGCAAAAGTTAGAATCGCTCGTTGATACAAAAAACCATCAAGGTGTTGTAGCTTCAATAGCAGCTTACGAATATGCAGAGCTTGAGGATTTATTTGAAAAAGCAAAAGAAAAAGGTGAAGAGCCTTTCTTTTTGATATTAGATGAAATTGAAGATCCACATAACTTAGGTTCTATTCTTCGGACAGCTGATGCAGCAGGTGCACACGGAGTTATTATCCCTAAACGACGTGCAGTCGGACTTACGGCAACAGTTGCAAAAGCATCTACAGGGGCAATTGAGTACGTTCCAGTTGTAAGAGTAACGAACATCGCTAGGACGATGGATGAATTAAAAAAACGCGGTTTGTGGTTTGCGGGCACAGATGCAAAAGGTGATACAGATTTTAGACAAGCTAGTTTTGATTTACCAATCGGACTTGTCATTGGAAGTGAAGGAAAAGGGATGAGCCGATTAATAAAGGAAAAGTGTGACTTTTTACTTCGAGTACCGATGCAAGGAAAAGTTACCTCTTTAAATGCATCTGTTGCCGCTAGTCTTTTGATGTATGAGGTTCTTAGGAAGCGTAATCCAATAGGAATGAAGTGA
- a CDS encoding NYN domain-containing protein: MGEILLVDGYNIIGDWPELKELKQYDLAGARDLLVEKMAEYQAYSGMKVIIIFDAHMVPGIGKKYNNYRLEIIYTRENETADERIEKLVKKLKRVDTRVYVATSDFVEQSVTFGYGALRKSARELRTEMGVVEQGIEREVKKSKKREKTTKLPITDEMAEIFEKWRRGDM, from the coding sequence ATGGGAGAGATACTTCTCGTTGATGGCTATAACATTATTGGGGATTGGCCTGAATTAAAGGAACTAAAGCAGTACGATTTAGCAGGTGCCAGAGATTTATTAGTAGAAAAAATGGCGGAATACCAAGCTTATAGTGGAATGAAGGTCATCATTATTTTTGATGCCCATATGGTACCTGGCATCGGGAAAAAGTACAATAATTATAGACTAGAGATTATTTATACGAGAGAAAACGAAACCGCAGATGAACGGATTGAGAAATTAGTAAAAAAACTTAAACGTGTTGATACTCGTGTTTATGTTGCAACGTCTGATTTCGTGGAGCAATCGGTAACATTCGGTTACGGTGCGTTAAGAAAATCGGCTAGAGAGCTTCGCACAGAAATGGGTGTTGTTGAGCAAGGGATTGAACGAGAAGTGAAGAAGTCGAAAAAGAGAGAAAAAACAACGAAATTACCGATTACTGACGAAATGGCAGAAATTTTTGAAAAATGGCGTCGAGGCGACATGTGA
- the sigH gene encoding RNA polymerase sporulation sigma factor SigH, translated as MSIDLKEITNADFEQMEDEYLVDYVREGDSGALEYLITKYKNFVRAKARSYFLIGADHEDIVQEGMIGLYKAIRDFKGDKLSSFKAFAELCITRQIITAIKTATRQKHIPLNSYVSLDRPIYDEESDRTLLDVISGTRVTDPEELLINQEEFDDIELKMGEILSDLERKVLMLYLDGRSYQEISVDLKRHVKSIDNALQRVKRKLERYVELKGISI; from the coding sequence GTGAGCATAGATCTCAAAGAAATCACAAATGCTGACTTTGAGCAAATGGAAGATGAATATTTAGTTGATTATGTTCGCGAAGGCGATAGTGGTGCCTTAGAGTATCTTATTACTAAATATAAGAACTTTGTTAGAGCTAAAGCTAGATCCTATTTCTTAATAGGCGCTGACCACGAGGACATAGTTCAAGAAGGAATGATTGGTCTTTATAAGGCAATCCGAGATTTTAAAGGGGACAAGCTGTCATCTTTTAAAGCTTTTGCAGAACTTTGTATTACTAGACAAATCATTACAGCAATTAAGACAGCAACTCGGCAAAAGCATATTCCTTTAAATTCCTATGTATCATTAGACAGACCAATATACGATGAGGAAAGTGATCGTACCCTTCTTGATGTTATTAGTGGAACTCGCGTCACAGATCCTGAAGAGCTTCTCATTAACCAAGAGGAGTTTGATGATATTGAATTAAAAATGGGTGAAATATTAAGCGACCTGGAAAGAAAAGTTTTAATGTTATATTTAGACGGCCGGTCATATCAAGAAATTTCTGTTGATTTAAAAAGACATGTAAAATCGATCGATAATGCCCTACAAAGAGTGAAAAGGAAACTTGAACGCTATGTAGAGCTAAAAGGTATAAGTATTTAA
- the rpmG gene encoding 50S ribosomal protein L33, which yields MRKQIVLACNICKSRNYTTEKNKATNAERTEMKKFCKVCNEHTLHLETK from the coding sequence ATGCGCAAACAAATAGTACTAGCGTGTAATATTTGTAAGTCTCGTAACTATACAACAGAAAAGAACAAAGCGACAAATGCAGAGCGGACGGAAATGAAGAAGTTCTGTAAAGTATGTAACGAGCACACCCTTCATCTTGAAACAAAATAA
- the secE gene encoding preprotein translocase subunit SecE, whose protein sequence is MAETVKKTGQFFRDVVKELKRVSWPTRKELTRYTGVVVATVIFIAVFFAIVDLGISSLVRFILG, encoded by the coding sequence ATGGCTGAAACAGTTAAGAAAACAGGTCAATTTTTTCGAGACGTAGTAAAAGAGCTAAAGAGAGTGTCGTGGCCTACTCGTAAAGAGTTAACCCGATATACTGGTGTTGTTGTTGCTACAGTAATATTTATTGCGGTTTTCTTTGCGATTGTTGACTTAGGGATCTCGAGTTTAGTTCGTTTCATTTTAGGATAA
- the nusG gene encoding transcription termination/antitermination protein NusG produces the protein MEKNWYVVHTYSGYENKVKANLEKRVESMTMEDKIFRVLVPVEEETETKNGKTKSVTRKVFPGYVLVEMVMTDDSWYVVRNTPGVTGFVGSAGAGSKPTALLPEEVEAILRQMGVEEPREEIDFELKESVKVKEGPFANFVGSIEEILVEKRKLKVHVNMFGRETPVELEFSQVEKI, from the coding sequence ATGGAGAAAAATTGGTATGTAGTTCATACTTACTCAGGTTATGAAAACAAAGTAAAAGCAAATTTAGAAAAGCGTGTAGAATCAATGACAATGGAAGATAAGATTTTCCGTGTCTTAGTTCCTGTTGAAGAAGAAACAGAAACAAAGAACGGGAAAACGAAATCCGTCACACGCAAAGTCTTTCCTGGATACGTATTAGTTGAAATGGTAATGACTGATGATTCGTGGTACGTTGTTCGAAACACACCTGGAGTTACAGGGTTTGTTGGTTCTGCTGGAGCAGGTTCAAAGCCAACAGCACTTCTTCCAGAAGAGGTAGAAGCTATTCTGCGTCAAATGGGTGTTGAGGAACCGCGTGAAGAAATTGACTTTGAACTAAAAGAATCAGTCAAGGTTAAAGAAGGTCCATTCGCAAACTTTGTTGGCTCAATTGAAGAAATTTTAGTTGAGAAAAGAAAGCTTAAAGTACATGTAAATATGTTTGGTCGAGAGACGCCGGTTGAGTTAGAGTTTTCTCAAGTTGAAAAAATCTAA
- the rplK gene encoding 50S ribosomal protein L11, giving the protein MAKKVIKMVKLQIPAGKANPAPPVGPALGQAGVNIMGFCKEFNARTADQAGLIIPVEITVFEDRSFTFITKTPPAAVLLKVAAGIQSGSGEPNRKKVATVKRDKVREIAEQKMPDLNAANVESAMRMVEGTARSMGIVIED; this is encoded by the coding sequence GTGGCTAAAAAGGTTATTAAAATGGTAAAGTTACAAATTCCTGCTGGGAAAGCAAATCCAGCACCGCCAGTTGGTCCTGCATTAGGTCAAGCGGGTGTTAACATTATGGGATTCTGTAAAGAATTCAACGCTCGTACTGCTGATCAAGCTGGTTTAATTATTCCGGTTGAAATTACGGTATTTGAAGACCGTTCATTTACATTCATTACGAAAACTCCGCCTGCTGCAGTTTTACTTAAAGTAGCAGCTGGGATCCAAAGTGGATCAGGTGAGCCTAATCGTAAAAAAGTAGCAACTGTTAAGCGTGATAAAGTTCGCGAAATCGCAGAGCAAAAGATGCCAGACCTAAACGCTGCTAACGTAGAGTCAGCAATGCGTATGGTGGAAGGTACTGCACGCAGTATGGGAATTGTTATTGAAGACTAA
- the rplA gene encoding 50S ribosomal protein L1, whose translation MAKKGKKYQEAAKLVDRTKAYPIEEAIELVKKTSVASFDETVEVAFRLGVDPKKADQQIRGAVVLPHGTGKVQRVLVFAKGEKAKEAQAAGADYVGDEDYINKISQGWFDFDVVVATPDMMGQVGKLGRVLGPKGLMPNPKTGTVTFEVDRAVNEIKAGKIEYRVDKAGNVHAPIGKVSFDTDKLKENLTTVIETLIKVKPAAAKGTYMKNIAIASTMGPGVKLNVATATK comes from the coding sequence TTGGCTAAAAAAGGTAAAAAGTATCAAGAAGCTGCTAAGCTTGTTGATCGTACAAAAGCTTACCCTATTGAAGAAGCAATTGAATTAGTTAAAAAGACTTCAGTAGCATCTTTTGATGAGACAGTTGAAGTTGCATTTAGATTAGGCGTTGATCCTAAGAAAGCTGACCAACAAATTCGTGGTGCAGTTGTACTTCCACACGGAACTGGTAAAGTTCAACGTGTATTAGTATTCGCTAAAGGCGAAAAAGCTAAGGAAGCTCAAGCAGCTGGTGCAGACTATGTTGGAGATGAAGATTACATCAACAAGATTTCTCAAGGTTGGTTTGACTTTGACGTAGTAGTAGCAACTCCTGACATGATGGGGCAAGTTGGTAAACTTGGACGTGTTTTAGGTCCTAAAGGTTTAATGCCTAACCCAAAAACAGGGACAGTTACTTTCGAAGTTGATAGAGCTGTAAATGAAATCAAAGCTGGTAAGATTGAATACCGTGTAGATAAAGCTGGTAACGTCCATGCTCCAATCGGCAAAGTTTCTTTCGATACAGATAAATTAAAAGAAAACCTTACAACAGTTATTGAAACTTTAATTAAAGTTAAGCCAGCTGCTGCTAAGGGGACTTATATGAAAAACATCGCAATCGCATCAACAATGGGACCTGGAGTTAAACTTAACGTAGCAACTGCTACAAAATAA
- the rplJ gene encoding 50S ribosomal protein L10 translates to MSVREQKQQFQQKEVLVSEIATKLRDSKTTVVVDYRGLNVAQVTELRKQLREANVEFKVYKNSMTRRATAEVELTELDSVLVGPTAIAFSNDDVIAPAKILNDFAKKNDKLEIKAGIIEGQYATLEEVKALAELPSREGLLSMLLSVLQAPMRNFALATKAVAEQKEEQGA, encoded by the coding sequence ATGAGCGTACGTGAACAAAAACAACAATTTCAACAAAAAGAAGTATTAGTATCTGAGATCGCTACAAAGCTACGTGATAGCAAAACAACAGTAGTTGTTGACTATCGTGGATTGAATGTTGCCCAAGTGACAGAATTACGTAAGCAACTTCGTGAAGCTAATGTTGAGTTCAAAGTTTACAAAAACTCAATGACACGTCGTGCAACTGCAGAAGTAGAATTAACTGAACTTGATTCAGTATTAGTAGGACCTACTGCAATTGCGTTTAGTAACGATGATGTAATCGCTCCTGCTAAAATTCTTAACGACTTCGCAAAGAAGAACGATAAGTTAGAAATTAAAGCAGGTATTATCGAAGGTCAATACGCTACATTAGAAGAAGTGAAGGCACTTGCTGAACTTCCTTCAAGAGAAGGTTTACTTTCAATGTTGCTTAGCGTTCTTCAAGCTCCAATGCGTAACTTTGCATTGGCTACAAAAGCTGTTGCTGAACAAAAAGAAGAACAAGGTGCATAA
- the rplL gene encoding 50S ribosomal protein L7/L12 produces the protein MSKDQILEAIKEMTVLELNDLVKAIEEEFGVTAAAPVAMVGGGAAAAEAEQTEFDVILTSAGAAKINVIKAVRELTGLGLKEAKALVDGAPAPLKEGVSKEDAEAMKAKLEEAGASVEVK, from the coding sequence ATGAGTAAAGATCAAATCTTAGAAGCAATTAAAGAAATGACAGTTTTAGAATTAAACGATCTTGTAAAAGCAATCGAAGAAGAGTTTGGCGTAACTGCAGCTGCTCCTGTAGCTATGGTTGGTGGCGGTGCTGCTGCTGCTGAAGCTGAGCAAACTGAATTTGACGTTATCCTTACATCTGCTGGTGCAGCTAAGATCAACGTTATCAAAGCAGTTCGTGAACTTACTGGTTTAGGATTAAAAGAAGCTAAAGCATTAGTTGATGGTGCTCCAGCTCCACTTAAAGAAGGCGTTTCTAAAGAAGACGCTGAAGCTATGAAAGCTAAGCTTGAAGAAGCTGGCGCTTCTGTAGAAGTTAAGTAA
- a CDS encoding class I SAM-dependent methyltransferase, with amino-acid sequence MSNHYYSEKPTVESSRRKWESHLRGLKMLFTSDAGVFSKKEVDFGSQLLLETFRFPRIDGDILDVGCGYGPIGLTLAKENPNCNLTLVDVNERALELTELNAKLNQVKNVTIKKSNLLSAIEGKKFASILSNPPIRAGKKVVHQLFEEAYSHLIDDGELWIVIQKKQGAPSAIEKLESLFSDVVVEKKSKGYFIISAKRS; translated from the coding sequence TTGTCGAATCACTATTATTCAGAAAAGCCGACAGTTGAAAGTTCTCGAAGAAAATGGGAGTCTCATTTAAGAGGGCTTAAAATGCTGTTCACTTCTGATGCAGGTGTTTTTTCAAAGAAAGAAGTAGATTTTGGGTCGCAATTATTACTTGAAACTTTCCGTTTTCCTAGAATCGATGGTGATATTCTAGATGTGGGTTGTGGTTATGGTCCAATTGGTTTAACACTAGCTAAAGAAAATCCGAATTGCAACCTTACGTTGGTTGATGTAAATGAGCGCGCCCTTGAATTAACGGAACTTAATGCCAAACTTAATCAAGTAAAAAATGTAACAATTAAAAAAAGTAATCTATTAAGTGCTATTGAAGGTAAAAAGTTTGCGTCTATTTTATCAAACCCACCAATTCGAGCAGGTAAGAAAGTAGTTCACCAATTATTTGAGGAGGCTTATAGCCATTTAATCGATGACGGAGAGCTTTGGATCGTTATTCAAAAGAAGCAAGGGGCTCCATCTGCGATTGAAAAATTAGAGAGTTTATTTTCTGATGTAGTAGTTGAGAAGAAGTCAAAAGGTTATTTTATCATTTCTGCAAAAAGAAGTTGA